One Tenebrio molitor chromosome 2, icTenMoli1.1, whole genome shotgun sequence genomic region harbors:
- the LOC138123304 gene encoding acidic mammalian chitinase-like, with product MGKAWLALVLVCATAGIVSAATDKVVCYWGTWSVYRWGNGKFTVDDIDPTLCTHMIYTFVGIQRDGNIRLLDEYLDIDLQNLKRFNDLRQTNKNLKTLLAIGGWNEGSENYSFVAADPAKRANLINSALNLVQTWGFDGFDLDWEYPNQNGGVWADIQNYVTLIKEFREVWDRHGLLLTAAVAAAPNSVDLSYDVPALSKYLDFINVMAYDLHGSWDKAAGQNAPLYASSIDVSDAQKTLNVDASIRGWIARGADPQKLVLGLGTYGRSFTLASAANNQLGAPATGGGNQGKYTGESGMVGYNEIIELQQSGGWTTVWDDQQKTPYMYSGTQWIGFDNPKSIAIKVEFAKSLNLGGVMIWSLETDDFKGLSGTKNQLLRTINDALGSTGSLPDPEPQPEPEPEPEPEPEPEPQPEPEPEPEPEPEPEPQPEPEPEPQPSTTCVKEGYIRDPDNCTLFYYCVPNGDGFTKTPYKCNHGLVYDPKLNICNYASEVQSKKIIFKPKSHGAKMKLVAILAFLTASLALSSAGNVVCYFTSWTIYRPDDGEYAAKNVDPNLCTHILYAFVGLNEDGTIAILDDWEITGLNELKHLVSLKDENPNLKIILSMGGWNEGSTKYSEVAKNANKRSTLVDSVLSFLDENEFDGFDLDWEYPGQREGDEDVDPDNFITMLGELKTALNAKGYILSAAVSGGVGSIDISYPNAKGVSDNLDMINVMTYDYHGDWETFVGHNAPLYPSHLDETEDQKLLNVAAGIQHWIDLGADPKKINMGIGTYGRTFTLADPSNTELYAPVYGTGEQGPYTEEAGMLGYNEICALYGDWETFWDDEQMVPHKVKGDQWVGYDDVQSIQSKIELANQLGLGGAMVWSLDTDDFLGLCGDGKYPLLKAINDNLN from the exons ATGGGTAAAGCTTGGCTGGCCTTAGTGCTGGTTTGTGCCACCGCTGGAATTGTTTCAGCTGCTACAG ATAAGGTGGTCTGTTACTGGGGCACCTGGTCGGTCTACCGCTGGGGCAATGGTAAATTCACCGTCGACGACATCGACCCAACCCTTTGCACCCACATGATCTACACTTTCGTTGGTATACAACGAGACGGTAACATCCGACTCCTCGATGAGTATTTAGACATCGATCTAC AAAACCTGAAACGCTTTAACGACCTCAGACAAACAAACAAGAACCTGAAGACACTCTTGGCCATTGGTGGCTGGAACGAAGGATCCGAGAATTATTCGTTCGTCGCGGCAGATCCCGCCAAGAGAGCCAATCTAATCAACAGTGCTTTGAATCTTGTCCAGACCTGGGGATTCGACGGTTTCGATCTGGATTGGGAGTACCCCAACCAAAACGGAGGAGTGTGGGCTGACATC caAAACTATGTGACGTTGATTAAAGAGTTCAGAGAGGTGTGGGACCGACATGGATTGCTCTTGACGGcggcggtggcggcggcgCCCAATTCGGTCGACCTCTCCTACGACGTTCCGGCCCTCAGCAA ATATTTGGACTTTATCAACGTTATGGCGTACGATTTGCACGGTTCTTGGGACAAAGCTGCTGGTCAAAATGCCCCACTTTATGCTTCGTCTATTGATGTCAGCGACGCACAGAAAACCTTAAACGTTGATGCCTCGATCAGAGGATGGATTGCTAGAGGTGCTGATCCGCAAAAACTGGTTCTTGGGTTGGGTACTTATGGAAGAAGTTTCACGTTGGCCAGTGCGGCCAACAATCAGCTAGGTGCTCCTGCCACCGGAGGTGGGAACCAGGGGAAATACACTGGTGAATCCGGAATGGTGGGATACAATGAG atCATCGAACTCCAACAAAGTGGTGGATGGACAACTGTATGGGATGACCAACAAAAGACGCCCTACATGTACAGTGGCACCCAATGGATCGGTTTCGATAATCCCAAATCAATTGCTATTAAG GTGGAGTTCGCCAAATCTCTAAATCTTGGTGGTGTGATGATTTGGTCCCTCGAGACGGACGACTTCAAAGGTTTGAGTGGTACCAAAAACCAACTTCTTAGGACCATCAACGACGCTTTGGGA AGTACCGGAAGTCTGCCCGATCCGGAACCTCAGCCCGAACCAGAACCTGAACCGGAACCAGAGCCAGAACCTGAACCCCAACCTGAGCCAGAACCTGAACCCGAACCTGAGCCTGAGCCTGAGCCCCAGCCCGAGCCGGAACCTGAACCGCAACCAAGTACTACTTGCGTCAAGGAGGGTTACATTCGGGATCCAGATAATTGTACTCTATTTTACTATTGTGTGCCCAATGGAGATGGTTTCACCAAAACGCCATACAAATGCAATCACGGTTTGGTCTACGATCCGAAGCTGAATATCTGCAATTATGCATCAGAAgttcagt caaaaaaaataattttcaaaccgAAATCTCACGGTGCAAAAATGAAACTGGTCGCAATCTTAGCATTCTTGACTGCTTCTCTGGCACTTTCATCAGCTG GTAACGTCGTTTGCTACTTTACCAGCTGGACCATCTACAGACCAGACGATGGAGAATACGCCGCCAAAAATGTAGACCCCAATCTCTGCACCCACATTCTCTACGCTTTCGTCGGCCTTAACGAAGACGGTACCATTGCCATTTTGGATGATTGGGAAATCACCGGTCTCAACGAACTCAAACATCTTGTGTCCCTCAAGGATGAGAACCCCAACCTGAAGATTATTCTCAGCATGGGAGGATGGAACGAAGGATCGACCAAGTATTCCGAAGTCGCCAAAAATGCCAATAAAAGATCTACCTTGGTAGATAGTGTACTCAGTTTCCTCGACGAGAATGAATTTGACGGTTTTGATCTTGATTGGGAGTATCCTGGTCAAAGGGAAGGAGACGAAGATGTTGATCCT GACAACTTCATCACCATGTTGGGCGAGCTGAAGACAGCCTTGAATGCCAAGGGTTATATTCTTTCTGCCGCCGTTTCTGGAGGTGTAGGATCCATCGATATATCTTACCCCAACGCCAAAGGTGTATCAGA CAATCTGGACATGATCAACGTGATGACGTACGACTACCACGGCGACTGGGAGACCTTTGTTGGACACAATGCTCCGTTGTACCCATCTCATCTTGATGAAACCGAAGACCAAAAACTTCTCAACGTC gCTGCCGGTATTCAACACTGGATTGATTTGGGAGCCGACCCTAAGAAAATCAACATGGGTATCGGTACCTACGGTCGCACCTTCACCTTGGCCGACCCATCCAACACAGAGCTCTACGCTCCTGTTTATGGCACCGGGGAACAAGGACCTTACACAGAAGAAGCTGGAATG